In Arsenicicoccus sp. oral taxon 190, the following are encoded in one genomic region:
- a CDS encoding carbamate kinase encodes MRIVVALGGNALLERGEKPDAKTQLERAKLAAKALAPLAEEHELVITHGNGPQVGVLALESANDPSLSEPYPFDTLGAQTQGMIGYWLLQSLQNALPGRQVAAMVNQTLVMAHDPAFGEPTKFVGETYTESEAKAKADERGWTVKEDTKGWRRVVASPTPQRIVETRIIRLLLSSGAVVVCAGGGGIPVIRDDKGKLKGVEAVVDKDLTAGRLAEALEADALFILTDVANVIDGFGTEHEEAITRATPGRLRAMDLPAGSMGPKVEAACRFVELTGDLAAIGRLQDVAGMLEGEAGTIITPGGNYGGPDDLNPRHELTVDI; translated from the coding sequence GTGCGCATCGTGGTCGCCCTCGGCGGCAACGCGCTGCTGGAGCGCGGGGAGAAGCCGGACGCGAAGACGCAGCTGGAGCGGGCCAAGCTGGCCGCCAAGGCCCTGGCCCCCCTGGCCGAGGAGCACGAGCTGGTCATCACCCACGGCAACGGCCCGCAGGTGGGGGTGCTGGCGCTCGAGTCGGCCAACGACCCGTCGCTGTCCGAGCCCTACCCCTTCGACACGCTCGGCGCGCAGACGCAGGGGATGATCGGCTACTGGCTGCTGCAGTCCCTGCAGAACGCCCTGCCCGGGCGCCAGGTCGCCGCCATGGTCAACCAGACCCTGGTGATGGCGCACGACCCGGCCTTCGGCGAGCCGACGAAGTTCGTCGGGGAGACCTACACGGAGTCCGAGGCCAAGGCCAAGGCGGACGAGCGGGGCTGGACCGTCAAGGAGGACACCAAGGGGTGGCGCCGCGTGGTCGCCTCCCCGACGCCGCAGCGCATCGTGGAGACCCGCATCATCCGGCTGCTGCTGTCCTCCGGGGCGGTCGTGGTGTGTGCGGGCGGCGGTGGCATCCCCGTCATCCGGGACGACAAGGGCAAGCTCAAGGGCGTCGAGGCGGTCGTCGACAAGGACCTCACTGCGGGTCGGCTCGCCGAGGCGCTCGAGGCGGACGCGCTCTTCATCCTCACCGACGTCGCCAACGTCATCGACGGCTTCGGCACCGAGCACGAGGAGGCCATCACCCGGGCCACCCCCGGTCGGTTGCGGGCCATGGACCTGCCGGCCGGCTCGATGGGTCCCAAGGTCGAGGCGGCGTGCCGGTTCGTGGAGCTCACCGGGGACCTGGCCGCGATCGGGCGGCTGCAGGACGTCGCGGGGATGCTCGAGGGCGAGGCCGGGACGATCATCACGCCGGGCGGCAACTACGGCGGCCCCGACGATCTCAACCCGCGCCACGAGCTTACCGTCGACATCTGA